A genomic segment from Enoplosus armatus isolate fEnoArm2 chromosome 12, fEnoArm2.hap1, whole genome shotgun sequence encodes:
- the zbtb18 gene encoding zinc finger and BTB domain-containing protein 18 isoform X3, translating into MHTAAGYEDGRMEFPDHSRHLLQCLSEQRHQGFLCDSTVLVGDAQFRAHRAVLASCSMYFHLFYKDQLDKRDVVHLNNDIVTAPAFSLLLEFMYEGKLQFQDLPVEDVLAAASYLHMYDIVKVCKKRLKQKATAEADSTRREEDGGSSCSDKADSLSDGSTDRPATADLLHSDEEEEGKAEGGPLWLRLPSADRPGTPAMATTSPGHGEVEMQGGEGLGERGKLLSPAGSPTSSTGSLSQRSHRSVNSRGGRRGRRVSNDAADCVLDLSVKPIAGSNHSNHHQSYFSGAATPDSLQSPLAVRVKVERGVASDEEEELGGGDYDMEHSGITKATVPSANGGLTHHGVGGPLSAQRRLGLEAHLSALREASLASELERDEKPSATADDEDILGGENERAQAEVASMDSSLLPYVSNMLSAQHTQIFMCPLCNKVFPSPHILQLHLSSHFREQEGIRSKPAGDVNVPTCSICSKTFSCMYTLKRHERTHSGEKPYTCTTCGKSFQYSHNLSRHAVVHTREKPHACKWCERRFTQSGDLYRHIRKFHCELVNSLSVKSEPLALPNVRDWAIEDSSQELWK; encoded by the exons ATGCATACTGCTGCAg gTTATGAGGACGGCAGGATGGAGTTCCCAgaccacagcagacatttactCCAGTGTCTGAGCGAGCAGCGGCACCAGGGCTTCCTGTGTGACTCCACGGTGCTGGTGGGCGATGCCCAGTTCCGGGCCCACCGCGCTGTGTTGGCCTCCTGCAGCATGTACTTTCACCTCTTCTACAAGGACCAGCTGGACAAGAGAGACGTGGTGCACCTCAACAACGACATTGTCACAGCCCCGGCCTTTTCCCTGCTCCTGGAGTTCATGTATGAGGGCAAGCTGCAGTTCCAGGACCTTCCCGTAGAGGATGTGCTGGCAGCGGCCAGCTACTTGCACATGTATGATATTGTCAAGGTGTGTAAGAAACGTTTGAAGCAGAAGGCCACGGCGGAGGCAGACAGCACGCGCAGAGAGGAAGATGGCGGGTCCAGCTGCTCCGATAAGGCTGACAGTCTATCAGACGGTTCTACAGACCGGCCTGCCACGGCCGACCTGCTGCacagtgatgaagaagaggaggggaaggccGAGGGAGGACCGCTGTGGCTGAGGCTGCCATCTGCAGACAGACCAGGGACACCAGCCATGGCTACAACCAGCCCAGGGCATGGCGAGGTGGAGATGCAGGGTGGGGAAGGgctgggggagagagggaaactgCTCTCCCCGGCCGGCAGCCCCACCAGCTCCACTGGATCTCTCTCACAGAGGTCCCACCGCTCCGTGAACTCTCGTGGAGGGCGCAGGGGCAGGAGGGTGTCAAATGATGCGGCTGACTGCGTCCTGGACCTGTCAGTCAAGCCGATTGCCGGTAGCAACCACAGTAATCACCACCAGTCCTATTTCAGCGGGGCAGCGACACCAGACAGCCTCCAAAGCCCATTGGCTGTGAGGGTGAAGGTGGAGAGGGGCGTGGCGTCAGACGAGGAAGAGGAACTGGGAGGTGGGGACTATGACATGGAGCACAGCGGCATCACCAAGGCGACGGTTCCCAGTGCCAACGGGGGCCTGACCCACCACGGGGTCGGAGGGCCTCTGTCGGCCCAGCGGAGGCTCGGCCTGGAGGCGCACCTGTCCGCTCTGCGAGAGGCCTCTCTGGCCTCAGAGCTGGAGCGGGACGAGAAGCCTTCGGCCACAGCGGACGACGAGGACATACTGGGGGGTGAAAACGAGCGCGCCCAGGCCGAGGTGGCCAGCATGGATAGTTCCCTGCTGCCCTACGTCTCCAACATGCTGTCAGCTCAACACACCCAGATCTTCATGTGCCCGCTGTGCAACAAGGTTTTCCCTTCTCCGCATATCCTGCAGCTTCACCTCAGCTCCCACTTCAGGGAGCAGGAGGGCATCCGCTCCAAGCCCGCTGGAGACGTCAACGTGCCCACCTGCAGCATCTGCAGCAAGACCTTCTCCTGCATGTACACGCTGAAGCGCCACGAGCGGACACACTCCGGTGAGAAACCCTACACCTGCACCACCTGCGGCAAGAGCTTCCAATACTCACACAACCTCAGCCGCCACGCAGTGGTGCACACGCGTGAGAAACCGCATGCTTGCAAGTGGTGCGAGCGACGCTTCACGCAGTCCGGGGACCTCTACCGACACATTCGCAAGTTCCATTGCGAACTGGTCAACTCGCTGTCAGTGAAGAGCGAACCGCTGGCACTGCCCAATGTCAGGGACTGGGCGATTGAGGACAGTTCCCAGGAACTGTGGAAGTAG
- the zbtb18 gene encoding zinc finger and BTB domain-containing protein 18 isoform X1: MYFLRQDKLTWLTGYEDGRMEFPDHSRHLLQCLSEQRHQGFLCDSTVLVGDAQFRAHRAVLASCSMYFHLFYKDQLDKRDVVHLNNDIVTAPAFSLLLEFMYEGKLQFQDLPVEDVLAAASYLHMYDIVKVCKKRLKQKATAEADSTRREEDGGSSCSDKADSLSDGSTDRPATADLLHSDEEEEGKAEGGPLWLRLPSADRPGTPAMATTSPGHGEVEMQGGEGLGERGKLLSPAGSPTSSTGSLSQRSHRSVNSRGGRRGRRVSNDAADCVLDLSVKPIAGSNHSNHHQSYFSGAATPDSLQSPLAVRVKVERGVASDEEEELGGGDYDMEHSGITKATVPSANGGLTHHGVGGPLSAQRRLGLEAHLSALREASLASELERDEKPSATADDEDILGGENERAQAEVASMDSSLLPYVSNMLSAQHTQIFMCPLCNKVFPSPHILQLHLSSHFREQEGIRSKPAGDVNVPTCSICSKTFSCMYTLKRHERTHSGEKPYTCTTCGKSFQYSHNLSRHAVVHTREKPHACKWCERRFTQSGDLYRHIRKFHCELVNSLSVKSEPLALPNVRDWAIEDSSQELWK; encoded by the exons ATGTATTTTCTCAGGCAGGACAAATTGACTTGGTTAACAG gTTATGAGGACGGCAGGATGGAGTTCCCAgaccacagcagacatttactCCAGTGTCTGAGCGAGCAGCGGCACCAGGGCTTCCTGTGTGACTCCACGGTGCTGGTGGGCGATGCCCAGTTCCGGGCCCACCGCGCTGTGTTGGCCTCCTGCAGCATGTACTTTCACCTCTTCTACAAGGACCAGCTGGACAAGAGAGACGTGGTGCACCTCAACAACGACATTGTCACAGCCCCGGCCTTTTCCCTGCTCCTGGAGTTCATGTATGAGGGCAAGCTGCAGTTCCAGGACCTTCCCGTAGAGGATGTGCTGGCAGCGGCCAGCTACTTGCACATGTATGATATTGTCAAGGTGTGTAAGAAACGTTTGAAGCAGAAGGCCACGGCGGAGGCAGACAGCACGCGCAGAGAGGAAGATGGCGGGTCCAGCTGCTCCGATAAGGCTGACAGTCTATCAGACGGTTCTACAGACCGGCCTGCCACGGCCGACCTGCTGCacagtgatgaagaagaggaggggaaggccGAGGGAGGACCGCTGTGGCTGAGGCTGCCATCTGCAGACAGACCAGGGACACCAGCCATGGCTACAACCAGCCCAGGGCATGGCGAGGTGGAGATGCAGGGTGGGGAAGGgctgggggagagagggaaactgCTCTCCCCGGCCGGCAGCCCCACCAGCTCCACTGGATCTCTCTCACAGAGGTCCCACCGCTCCGTGAACTCTCGTGGAGGGCGCAGGGGCAGGAGGGTGTCAAATGATGCGGCTGACTGCGTCCTGGACCTGTCAGTCAAGCCGATTGCCGGTAGCAACCACAGTAATCACCACCAGTCCTATTTCAGCGGGGCAGCGACACCAGACAGCCTCCAAAGCCCATTGGCTGTGAGGGTGAAGGTGGAGAGGGGCGTGGCGTCAGACGAGGAAGAGGAACTGGGAGGTGGGGACTATGACATGGAGCACAGCGGCATCACCAAGGCGACGGTTCCCAGTGCCAACGGGGGCCTGACCCACCACGGGGTCGGAGGGCCTCTGTCGGCCCAGCGGAGGCTCGGCCTGGAGGCGCACCTGTCCGCTCTGCGAGAGGCCTCTCTGGCCTCAGAGCTGGAGCGGGACGAGAAGCCTTCGGCCACAGCGGACGACGAGGACATACTGGGGGGTGAAAACGAGCGCGCCCAGGCCGAGGTGGCCAGCATGGATAGTTCCCTGCTGCCCTACGTCTCCAACATGCTGTCAGCTCAACACACCCAGATCTTCATGTGCCCGCTGTGCAACAAGGTTTTCCCTTCTCCGCATATCCTGCAGCTTCACCTCAGCTCCCACTTCAGGGAGCAGGAGGGCATCCGCTCCAAGCCCGCTGGAGACGTCAACGTGCCCACCTGCAGCATCTGCAGCAAGACCTTCTCCTGCATGTACACGCTGAAGCGCCACGAGCGGACACACTCCGGTGAGAAACCCTACACCTGCACCACCTGCGGCAAGAGCTTCCAATACTCACACAACCTCAGCCGCCACGCAGTGGTGCACACGCGTGAGAAACCGCATGCTTGCAAGTGGTGCGAGCGACGCTTCACGCAGTCCGGGGACCTCTACCGACACATTCGCAAGTTCCATTGCGAACTGGTCAACTCGCTGTCAGTGAAGAGCGAACCGCTGGCACTGCCCAATGTCAGGGACTGGGCGATTGAGGACAGTTCCCAGGAACTGTGGAAGTAG
- the zbtb18 gene encoding zinc finger and BTB domain-containing protein 18 isoform X2, translating to MEFPDHSRHLLQCLSEQRHQGFLCDSTVLVGDAQFRAHRAVLASCSMYFHLFYKDQLDKRDVVHLNNDIVTAPAFSLLLEFMYEGKLQFQDLPVEDVLAAASYLHMYDIVKVCKKRLKQKATAEADSTRREEDGGSSCSDKADSLSDGSTDRPATADLLHSDEEEEGKAEGGPLWLRLPSADRPGTPAMATTSPGHGEVEMQGGEGLGERGKLLSPAGSPTSSTGSLSQRSHRSVNSRGGRRGRRVSNDAADCVLDLSVKPIAGSNHSNHHQSYFSGAATPDSLQSPLAVRVKVERGVASDEEEELGGGDYDMEHSGITKATVPSANGGLTHHGVGGPLSAQRRLGLEAHLSALREASLASELERDEKPSATADDEDILGGENERAQAEVASMDSSLLPYVSNMLSAQHTQIFMCPLCNKVFPSPHILQLHLSSHFREQEGIRSKPAGDVNVPTCSICSKTFSCMYTLKRHERTHSGEKPYTCTTCGKSFQYSHNLSRHAVVHTREKPHACKWCERRFTQSGDLYRHIRKFHCELVNSLSVKSEPLALPNVRDWAIEDSSQELWK from the coding sequence ATGGAGTTCCCAgaccacagcagacatttactCCAGTGTCTGAGCGAGCAGCGGCACCAGGGCTTCCTGTGTGACTCCACGGTGCTGGTGGGCGATGCCCAGTTCCGGGCCCACCGCGCTGTGTTGGCCTCCTGCAGCATGTACTTTCACCTCTTCTACAAGGACCAGCTGGACAAGAGAGACGTGGTGCACCTCAACAACGACATTGTCACAGCCCCGGCCTTTTCCCTGCTCCTGGAGTTCATGTATGAGGGCAAGCTGCAGTTCCAGGACCTTCCCGTAGAGGATGTGCTGGCAGCGGCCAGCTACTTGCACATGTATGATATTGTCAAGGTGTGTAAGAAACGTTTGAAGCAGAAGGCCACGGCGGAGGCAGACAGCACGCGCAGAGAGGAAGATGGCGGGTCCAGCTGCTCCGATAAGGCTGACAGTCTATCAGACGGTTCTACAGACCGGCCTGCCACGGCCGACCTGCTGCacagtgatgaagaagaggaggggaaggccGAGGGAGGACCGCTGTGGCTGAGGCTGCCATCTGCAGACAGACCAGGGACACCAGCCATGGCTACAACCAGCCCAGGGCATGGCGAGGTGGAGATGCAGGGTGGGGAAGGgctgggggagagagggaaactgCTCTCCCCGGCCGGCAGCCCCACCAGCTCCACTGGATCTCTCTCACAGAGGTCCCACCGCTCCGTGAACTCTCGTGGAGGGCGCAGGGGCAGGAGGGTGTCAAATGATGCGGCTGACTGCGTCCTGGACCTGTCAGTCAAGCCGATTGCCGGTAGCAACCACAGTAATCACCACCAGTCCTATTTCAGCGGGGCAGCGACACCAGACAGCCTCCAAAGCCCATTGGCTGTGAGGGTGAAGGTGGAGAGGGGCGTGGCGTCAGACGAGGAAGAGGAACTGGGAGGTGGGGACTATGACATGGAGCACAGCGGCATCACCAAGGCGACGGTTCCCAGTGCCAACGGGGGCCTGACCCACCACGGGGTCGGAGGGCCTCTGTCGGCCCAGCGGAGGCTCGGCCTGGAGGCGCACCTGTCCGCTCTGCGAGAGGCCTCTCTGGCCTCAGAGCTGGAGCGGGACGAGAAGCCTTCGGCCACAGCGGACGACGAGGACATACTGGGGGGTGAAAACGAGCGCGCCCAGGCCGAGGTGGCCAGCATGGATAGTTCCCTGCTGCCCTACGTCTCCAACATGCTGTCAGCTCAACACACCCAGATCTTCATGTGCCCGCTGTGCAACAAGGTTTTCCCTTCTCCGCATATCCTGCAGCTTCACCTCAGCTCCCACTTCAGGGAGCAGGAGGGCATCCGCTCCAAGCCCGCTGGAGACGTCAACGTGCCCACCTGCAGCATCTGCAGCAAGACCTTCTCCTGCATGTACACGCTGAAGCGCCACGAGCGGACACACTCCGGTGAGAAACCCTACACCTGCACCACCTGCGGCAAGAGCTTCCAATACTCACACAACCTCAGCCGCCACGCAGTGGTGCACACGCGTGAGAAACCGCATGCTTGCAAGTGGTGCGAGCGACGCTTCACGCAGTCCGGGGACCTCTACCGACACATTCGCAAGTTCCATTGCGAACTGGTCAACTCGCTGTCAGTGAAGAGCGAACCGCTGGCACTGCCCAATGTCAGGGACTGGGCGATTGAGGACAGTTCCCAGGAACTGTGGAAGTAG